A region from the Bacillus sp. Marseille-P3661 genome encodes:
- the pnpS gene encoding two-component system histidine kinase PnpS, whose protein sequence is MSEFKTKIIFSLSFLILTVLVALGFLLGQLFKNFYINTFEERMDKEANLIISLIANEDIRQNTVDQIIKEVSASLDAGVTIVLPDGKSVVESNEALELDNILADIPELEGMLIQKQTNFEGFHVLNEKTGIFHYVIPFRVQNEFKGYLILTLSVDPLKNINQIIWGLLITSFAIAFILILMLGLRITSEYTKPIESATRVARELAKGNYKARTYEDRAVETGMLSQSINILARNLQQMTAAQEMQQDRLRTLIESMGSGLILIDGKGYINLVNKFYLETFDVKPEEYLYRLYYDAFTHQEIIELVETIFITENAIRKQIKVPIRIERKNFEVYGAPIIGINEEWKGVVLVFHDITELKRLESIRNDFVANVSHELKTPMTSIKGFSETLLDGAAEEPELREYFLGIILKETDRLQSLVNDLLDLSKIEQEGFKLNLSVIDISEIVRDVVIILESIAEEKEISLISNVETEQLFIFADQHRIKQILINLINNAINYTPPEGSIEVFVLNLENEIKISIVDTGIGIAKEHISRIFERFYRVDKARSRNSGGTGLGLAIVKHLVEAHQGRIEVESEIGKGTTFSVILPKYN, encoded by the coding sequence ATGAGTGAGTTTAAAACGAAGATAATTTTTTCGCTATCTTTCTTAATATTAACCGTGTTAGTTGCACTTGGTTTTTTACTTGGGCAGCTATTTAAAAATTTTTACATTAACACATTTGAAGAAAGAATGGATAAAGAAGCAAATCTAATTATTTCTCTAATTGCTAATGAAGATATCCGTCAAAATACGGTTGATCAAATAATAAAAGAGGTTAGTGCTAGTTTAGATGCAGGTGTCACGATCGTTTTACCAGACGGTAAAAGTGTGGTGGAGTCTAATGAGGCTTTGGAACTGGATAACATTTTAGCTGATATCCCTGAGCTAGAAGGAATGTTAATACAGAAACAAACTAATTTTGAAGGGTTTCATGTACTGAATGAAAAGACAGGGATTTTCCATTATGTGATACCTTTCCGTGTCCAAAACGAGTTTAAAGGGTATTTAATTCTCACATTATCAGTTGATCCACTAAAGAATATTAATCAGATTATATGGGGGTTACTAATAACCAGCTTTGCAATTGCTTTTATCTTAATTTTAATGCTCGGATTAAGAATAACTAGTGAATATACAAAACCGATTGAATCAGCAACTAGGGTGGCGAGGGAATTAGCGAAAGGTAATTATAAAGCGCGAACTTACGAAGACCGAGCAGTTGAAACAGGCATGTTAAGTCAATCTATTAATATTCTGGCTCGAAATTTACAACAAATGACTGCAGCTCAGGAAATGCAACAGGATCGTCTCCGGACGCTAATTGAAAGTATGGGTAGTGGCCTAATACTGATTGATGGAAAAGGATATATCAATCTTGTAAATAAATTTTACCTAGAGACTTTTGACGTTAAACCAGAAGAATATCTTTATCGATTATATTATGACGCATTCACACATCAAGAAATAATTGAACTCGTAGAAACCATCTTTATAACTGAAAATGCAATCAGGAAACAAATAAAGGTACCAATAAGAATCGAAAGAAAAAACTTTGAGGTTTATGGTGCACCTATAATAGGGATCAACGAAGAATGGAAAGGTGTTGTCCTAGTTTTTCATGATATAACTGAATTAAAACGACTTGAAAGTATCCGAAATGACTTTGTTGCAAATGTATCACATGAATTAAAAACACCAATGACTTCAATCAAAGGCTTTTCAGAAACATTGCTTGATGGGGCGGCAGAAGAACCTGAATTACGAGAATATTTTCTTGGGATTATCCTAAAAGAAACAGATCGACTTCAAAGCTTAGTCAATGATTTATTAGACTTATCAAAGATCGAGCAAGAAGGTTTTAAACTAAATCTTAGTGTTATAGATATTTCTGAAATTGTGAGAGACGTCGTAATTATTCTGGAATCAATTGCGGAAGAGAAGGAAATTTCATTAATATCTAATGTTGAAACAGAACAATTATTTATTTTTGCAGATCAACATCGAATCAAACAAATACTAATTAATTTAATAAACAATGCAATTAATTATACACCACCTGAAGGCAGTATCGAAGTTTTTGTCTTGAATCTAGAAAATGAAATTAAAATTTCTATTGTTGATACAGGAATAGGTATTGCCAAGGAACATATATCAAGAATCTTTGAACGTTTTTATCGCGTTGATAAAGCACGCAGTCGTAATTCTGGCGGCACTGGTCTTGGGCTAGCTATTGTTAAACATTTAGTTGAAGCTCACCAAGGTCGCATTGAAGTAGAAAGTGAAATCGGAAAAGGCACTACATTTTCGGTTATACTCCCTAAATATAACTAA
- the hflK gene encoding FtsH protease activity modulator HflK — MISLRRIYVTSGLVLLILVLGITALTSWYTVDESEQAVILTFGELEEGIMEPGLHFKMPWPIQEVRKTSKETYSLQFGYREENGEVVEEIEQDTRMITGDENIVLADLVVQWKITNPGKFLYNSVDPENILYNATSASLRGVIGSSTIDSVLTSGKAEVEASVREHLTALMEDYDIGISIMAVKLQDVELPNEAVRKAFTQVTDAREMMNTKINEANKYSNKRTEEAEGEKDALIFKAQGDRAARIEIARGDVAIFNALYNEYKNQPDITRKRLVLETLDQVLPNADIYIMNDDGGTLKYLPLRPIESANSLPKPATNQEGSAKNE; from the coding sequence GTGATCAGTTTGAGAAGAATTTATGTTACTAGTGGATTAGTACTCTTAATTTTAGTCCTTGGCATTACAGCGTTAACCAGTTGGTATACAGTTGATGAATCTGAACAAGCTGTTATTCTTACTTTTGGTGAATTAGAAGAAGGGATTATGGAGCCAGGTTTGCATTTTAAAATGCCATGGCCTATTCAAGAGGTTAGAAAAACATCTAAGGAAACATATAGCTTACAATTTGGGTACCGTGAAGAAAACGGAGAAGTAGTTGAAGAAATTGAGCAAGATACAAGAATGATAACTGGAGATGAAAATATTGTTCTTGCAGATTTAGTTGTACAATGGAAAATTACAAATCCAGGTAAATTTTTATATAACTCGGTTGACCCCGAGAATATTCTTTATAACGCGACGTCTGCTTCCCTTAGAGGTGTTATCGGAAGTTCAACTATTGATTCGGTACTCACATCTGGAAAAGCAGAGGTTGAAGCTAGTGTTCGTGAACATTTAACTGCATTAATGGAAGATTATGATATCGGAATTTCAATTATGGCGGTTAAACTCCAAGATGTTGAGTTGCCAAATGAGGCAGTCCGGAAAGCATTCACGCAGGTTACAGATGCGCGTGAAATGATGAATACAAAAATAAATGAGGCAAATAAATATTCAAATAAACGAACAGAAGAAGCAGAAGGGGAAAAGGATGCACTTATTTTTAAAGCTCAAGGGGATCGCGCTGCTAGGATTGAAATTGCAAGAGGAGATGTAGCTATCTTCAATGCATTATATAATGAATACAAAAATCAGCCCGATATTACTAGAAAGCGGTTAGTGCTTGAAACGTTAGACCAGGTATTACCAAACGCTGATATCTATATTATGAATGATGATGGTGGTACATTAAAATATTTACCGTTACGGCCGATAGAATCCGCTAATTCATTACCGAAACCAGCAACAAACCAAGAAGGGAGTGCTAAGAATGAGTGA
- the hflC gene encoding protease modulator HflC: MSDGKIVDMNELKNKNIEWKKFTRLGISIIILLIILGIIFSNLFIVKEGEYKVIRQFGEVVKIIDKPGLNFKIPFIQTAQTLPKYQMVFDVEKAEINTKDKKRVIIDNYAVWKIADPKLMISNLRSVENAEAKMGEFIFSTVRTELGQLNYDEIIDEENSSRGNLNVTITDQVNDLMKRDNYGIVVIDVRIKKTDLPPENEESVYKRMISERESTAQEYLSMGDAEKNRIIANTDREVKELLAKAQADAEKIRAEGEQEAAKIYNESFSQDPEFYNLFRTLESYKKTINGETVIILPADSPYARLLMGYVE, from the coding sequence ATGAGTGATGGTAAAATTGTTGATATGAATGAACTGAAAAATAAGAATATCGAGTGGAAAAAATTCACTCGCCTTGGGATTAGTATCATCATACTTTTAATCATTCTTGGCATTATTTTTAGCAACCTTTTTATCGTAAAAGAAGGAGAATATAAGGTTATTCGTCAATTTGGGGAAGTTGTAAAAATTATTGATAAGCCAGGCTTGAATTTCAAAATCCCGTTTATCCAAACAGCACAAACACTGCCAAAATATCAGATGGTATTTGACGTAGAAAAAGCAGAAATAAACACAAAGGATAAAAAGAGGGTTATTATTGATAATTATGCAGTTTGGAAAATTGCTGATCCTAAACTAATGATTTCAAATTTACGCTCAGTTGAAAATGCAGAAGCAAAAATGGGTGAATTTATATTTTCGACTGTTCGAACAGAACTAGGACAATTAAATTATGATGAAATTATTGATGAAGAAAATTCTAGCCGTGGAAATTTAAATGTAACCATTACTGATCAAGTTAATGACCTAATGAAACGAGATAATTATGGAATAGTCGTCATTGATGTTAGGATTAAAAAAACAGATCTCCCCCCAGAAAATGAGGAGTCTGTTTACAAGCGAATGATTTCAGAGCGTGAATCAACAGCCCAGGAATATTTGTCGATGGGTGATGCCGAAAAAAACCGAATCATTGCCAATACAGACCGTGAAGTAAAGGAACTTCTTGCTAAGGCGCAAGCCGATGCTGAAAAAATAAGAGCTGAAGGTGAACAAGAAGCAGCTAAAATTTATAATGAATCTTTCAGTCAAGATCCAGAATTTTATAACTTGTTTCGGACATTAGAATCTTATAAGAAAACGATAAATGGAGAAACGGTTATTATCTTACCGGCTGATTCACCATACGCAAGGTTATTAATGGGATATGTTGAATAA
- the polA gene encoding DNA polymerase I: protein MSNNKKVVLIDGNSLAYRAFFALPLLNNDKGVFTNAVYGFTMILMKVLEEEDPSHILVAFDAGKTTFRHKTFTEYKGGREKTPSELSEQFPFIREMLDAFDIPRYELDQYEADDIIGTLAKQAEKENFEVKIISGDKDLLQLVSDHVTVLHTKKGITDVDTYNLEFLKEKYNLSPKQIIDMKGLMGDASDNIPGVPGVGEKTAIKLLNQFGSLETTLESIEQVSGKKLQEKLLENKQQAIMSKELATINCEAPINITLRDISRKDFSKEKVIPIFKDLGFNSLLERIGVSEDGAIAEQLKDISFEIVKDINNDHLASSAALVVETLEENYHETEIIGFSIVNGNGNYFIPSEIALASQTFKEWLEDEQLSKYVFNAKQSIVSLGWKGIHLRGIKFDLLIGSYILNPGETNVEIADVTKQNHYHNVQTDEVVYGKGAKRKIPGQDQLADHLVRKAIAIHELKEKITEDLKANDQYELFIKLELPLSLILSEMELTGVKVDVNRLREMGEELNRQLIEIEQNIYQLAGEAFNINSPKQLGVILFDKLQLPVIKKTKTGYSTSAEVLEKLENKHEIIRLILHYRQLGKLNSTYIEGLLKVVHEDTNKIHTRFNQALTQTGRLSSTEPNLQNIPIRMEEGKKIRQAFIPSEKDWVIFAADYSQIELRVMAHIAKDDKLMEAFIEDKDIHTKTAMDVFHVKEEEVTSNMRRQAKAVNFGIIYGISEFGLSQNLGITRKEAGNFIETYLRSFPGVKQYMEDIVQSAREKGYVTTLLQRRRYIPDITSRNFNIRSFAERTAMNTPIQGSAADIIKKAMIDMAARLEKEGLKTKLLLQVHDELIFEAPQSEIEILKQIVPEVMENAVQLDVPLKVDYCYGPTWFDAK, encoded by the coding sequence ATGAGTAATAATAAAAAGGTTGTTTTAATAGATGGTAATAGTCTAGCGTATCGTGCGTTTTTTGCATTACCATTACTTAATAATGATAAAGGTGTTTTCACGAATGCAGTCTACGGGTTTACGATGATTTTAATGAAGGTCCTCGAGGAAGAAGATCCTTCACATATATTGGTTGCTTTTGATGCAGGTAAAACAACATTCCGTCATAAAACCTTCACGGAATATAAAGGTGGCCGCGAAAAAACCCCTTCAGAATTATCAGAACAATTTCCATTTATTCGTGAAATGTTGGATGCGTTTGATATTCCAAGATATGAACTCGATCAATATGAAGCGGATGACATTATTGGTACGCTTGCAAAACAAGCTGAAAAAGAAAACTTTGAAGTAAAGATTATTTCGGGGGATAAGGACCTATTGCAGCTTGTTTCAGATCATGTGACAGTATTACATACAAAAAAGGGCATTACAGATGTTGATACATATAACCTTGAATTTCTAAAAGAAAAATATAACCTTTCCCCGAAACAAATTATTGATATGAAGGGTTTAATGGGGGATGCTTCGGACAATATTCCTGGCGTACCTGGTGTGGGAGAAAAGACGGCTATTAAATTGTTAAATCAGTTTGGTTCGTTAGAGACTACATTAGAATCTATCGAGCAAGTTAGTGGGAAAAAGCTGCAAGAAAAATTATTAGAGAACAAACAACAAGCAATCATGTCAAAGGAATTAGCGACTATTAATTGCGAGGCACCAATCAATATTACGTTAAGGGACATCTCTCGTAAAGATTTTTCTAAAGAAAAAGTTATCCCTATTTTTAAAGACTTAGGATTTAATTCATTGTTAGAAAGAATAGGGGTTTCAGAGGATGGCGCTATAGCAGAGCAATTAAAAGATATTTCCTTTGAAATTGTAAAGGATATTAATAATGATCACCTCGCAAGTAGTGCTGCTTTAGTTGTGGAAACATTAGAAGAAAATTACCATGAAACTGAAATAATAGGCTTTTCGATTGTTAATGGAAACGGGAATTACTTTATACCAAGCGAGATAGCATTAGCTTCTCAGACATTTAAAGAGTGGTTGGAAGATGAGCAATTATCTAAATATGTTTTCAATGCAAAGCAATCCATAGTTTCACTTGGGTGGAAGGGAATTCATTTGCGCGGCATAAAGTTTGATTTATTAATTGGGTCATATATATTAAACCCAGGAGAAACTAATGTTGAAATTGCAGATGTTACTAAACAAAACCATTACCATAATGTACAAACAGATGAAGTGGTTTATGGTAAAGGCGCAAAACGAAAAATACCAGGACAAGACCAGCTGGCAGATCATCTGGTCAGAAAAGCTATTGCGATTCATGAATTAAAAGAAAAGATAACTGAAGATTTAAAGGCTAACGATCAGTACGAATTGTTTATTAAACTTGAATTGCCACTTTCTCTAATATTAAGTGAAATGGAATTAACTGGTGTAAAGGTTGACGTCAATCGTCTTCGCGAAATGGGCGAAGAACTAAATCGGCAATTAATCGAGATTGAACAAAACATTTATCAATTAGCTGGGGAGGCATTTAATATCAACTCTCCCAAGCAATTAGGTGTAATTTTATTTGATAAGCTACAATTACCGGTAATTAAAAAGACAAAAACAGGTTATTCTACGTCAGCAGAAGTATTGGAAAAGCTTGAAAATAAGCATGAAATAATTAGATTAATATTACACTATCGACAATTGGGCAAATTAAATTCAACATATATAGAAGGTTTATTAAAGGTTGTCCACGAAGACACAAATAAAATTCATACTCGATTTAATCAAGCATTAACACAAACCGGAAGATTAAGCTCAACGGAGCCTAATCTTCAAAATATCCCAATTAGAATGGAGGAAGGTAAAAAGATTCGGCAAGCATTTATTCCATCAGAGAAAGACTGGGTTATATTTGCAGCCGATTATTCTCAAATTGAGTTAAGGGTTATGGCACATATCGCAAAAGATGATAAATTAATGGAAGCGTTTATAGAGGATAAAGATATTCATACAAAAACAGCAATGGATGTCTTTCACGTAAAGGAAGAAGAAGTTACCTCTAATATGAGAAGGCAAGCAAAAGCGGTGAATTTTGGGATTATTTATGGTATTAGTGAATTTGGGTTATCCCAAAACTTGGGGATTACTAGAAAGGAAGCGGGTAATTTTATTGAAACATATCTGAGAAGTTTTCCCGGTGTTAAACAATATATGGAAGATATTGTACAATCAGCTAGAGAAAAAGGATATGTAACAACATTATTACAACGTCGTAGATATATACCTGATATAACTAGTCGCAATTTTAATATTAGAAGCTTTGCCGAGCGCACAGCAATGAACACTCCAATTCAAGGAAGTGCAGCAGATATTATAAAAAAAGCAATGATCGATATGGCTGCTAGACTTGAAAAAGAAGGATTAAAAACGAAGTTACTTTTACAAGTTCACGATGAACTAATATTCGAGGCGCCACAATCGGAAATTGAAATATTAAAACAAATCGTACCAGAGGTTATGGAAAATGCGGTTCAACTAGATGTGCCGTTAAAAGTTGACTACTGCTATGGACCGACATGGTTTGATGCAAAGTAG
- the mutM gene encoding DNA-formamidopyrimidine glycosylase, which produces MPELPEVETVRRTLSELVIGKTIDVVEVHWPKIIKKPDDIQEFQLLLKGQTINSIERRGKFIKFILDDFTLVSHLRMEGRYGLYSQDEPFDKHTHVFFKFTDRTELRYRDVRKFGTMHLFIKGNEEKELPLSQLGVEPFSDHFTIKYLKDRLNKTERKVKVALLDQKIVVGLGNIYVDEALFRSGVHPERSAKELSEMEIERLHHEIIATLEEAVNKGGSTIRSYVNTQGEIGMFQLELFVYSRNGEPCKKCGGIIEKMIVGGRGTHYCPNCQK; this is translated from the coding sequence ATGCCGGAATTACCTGAAGTTGAAACTGTTCGACGGACATTATCTGAGCTAGTAATCGGAAAAACTATAGATGTTGTAGAAGTACACTGGCCGAAAATCATTAAGAAACCAGATGATATTCAAGAATTTCAATTACTATTAAAAGGTCAAACCATTAATAGTATTGAAAGACGGGGAAAATTTATTAAATTTATTTTAGATGATTTTACACTTGTCTCCCATTTGAGGATGGAAGGAAGATATGGTCTTTATTCTCAAGATGAACCATTTGATAAACACACGCATGTATTCTTCAAGTTTACAGATCGAACTGAGCTTCGCTATCGAGACGTTCGTAAATTTGGGACTATGCATTTATTTATAAAAGGTAATGAGGAGAAGGAGCTACCCTTGTCACAATTAGGGGTAGAACCTTTTTCTGACCACTTCACAATAAAATATTTGAAAGACCGCTTAAATAAAACTGAACGAAAAGTTAAAGTTGCACTTTTAGATCAGAAAATTGTGGTTGGCCTAGGTAATATTTATGTAGATGAAGCATTATTTCGGTCAGGAGTTCATCCAGAACGCTCGGCAAAAGAGTTGAGTGAAATGGAGATTGAGCGCCTCCATCATGAAATTATTGCAACATTAGAGGAGGCTGTTAATAAAGGCGGAAGTACAATTCGCTCCTATGTGAATACACAAGGGGAAATTGGAATGTTTCAGTTAGAATTGTTTGTTTATAGTAGGAATGGTGAACCATGTAAAAAGTGTGGAGGAATTATTGAAAAGATGATCGTAGGTGGAAGGGGTACACATTATTGTCCGAACTGCCAAAAATGA
- the coaE gene encoding dephospho-CoA kinase (Dephospho-CoA kinase (CoaE) performs the final step in coenzyme A biosynthesis.) — MTLVVGLTGGIASGKSTVSKMLVNYGFPIIDADVVSREVVEVGEPAYEKIVETFGKEILSENLKINRPKLGAIIFNDEQKRMQLNHIVHPAVRQKMNELKMNYINNGEKVVILDIPLLFESKLTHLVEKTLLIYVDDTIQLQRLMARNNLTEQEALARIRSQMPLEDKIRLADEVINNNGTIEETAKQLELILKNWEVI, encoded by the coding sequence ATGACGCTTGTAGTAGGACTAACGGGTGGTATAGCAAGTGGTAAAAGTACTGTTTCCAAAATGTTAGTGAATTATGGTTTTCCAATTATTGATGCTGACGTTGTCTCAAGAGAGGTTGTAGAAGTTGGGGAACCTGCATATGAAAAAATTGTAGAAACGTTTGGAAAAGAAATCCTCTCGGAGAACTTAAAAATAAATAGGCCAAAGCTGGGTGCGATTATTTTTAATGATGAGCAAAAAAGAATGCAATTAAACCACATTGTTCATCCTGCTGTTCGACAAAAAATGAATGAACTAAAAATGAACTATATAAATAACGGAGAAAAAGTAGTTATTCTAGACATCCCATTATTATTCGAAAGTAAGCTTACACATCTTGTAGAGAAAACACTTTTAATATATGTGGATGATACAATTCAACTTCAACGTTTAATGGCTAGGAATAATTTAACTGAGCAAGAGGCTTTGGCAAGAATTCGTTCACAGATGCCGTTAGAAGATAAGATTAGACTTGCTGATGAAGTTATTAATAATAACGGAACCATTGAGGAAACAGCCAAACAGTTGGAATTAATATTAAAAAACTGGGAAGTAATATAA
- a CDS encoding glyceraldehyde-3-phosphate dehydrogenase: MKARVAINSFGRIGRMFFRSAIKEDAFEIVALNASYPAETLAHMLKYDSVHGKFNGTVEIENNALIVDGKRIQLLDQRDPKLLPWKELNIDIVIEATGKFNSKEKASAHIDAGAKKVIITAPAKNEDITIVMGVNDEKYDHNIHHVISNASCTTNCLAPVVKVLNDQFGIENGLMTTVHAYTNDQRNVDNPHKDLRRARGCAQSIIPTSTGAAKALSLVLPEMAGKLHGMALRVPTPNVSLVDLVVDLNKEVTVDEVNAAFRKASEGEMKGILGITAEPLVSIDFTTDARSAIIDELSTMVIGQKKVKVLAWYDNEWGYSNRVVDLAKLVAAGIEKEAEVVVS; encoded by the coding sequence GTGAAGGCTAGAGTGGCGATTAACAGTTTTGGGAGAATTGGGAGAATGTTTTTTAGAAGTGCTATTAAGGAGGATGCATTTGAAATTGTAGCTTTAAATGCAAGCTATCCAGCTGAAACGTTAGCACATATGCTTAAGTATGACAGTGTACATGGGAAATTCAATGGCACAGTTGAAATTGAAAACAATGCTTTGATTGTTGATGGTAAACGCATTCAGTTATTAGACCAACGTGATCCTAAGCTTCTTCCTTGGAAGGAGTTAAACATAGATATAGTTATTGAAGCAACTGGAAAATTCAATTCTAAAGAAAAGGCAAGTGCACATATCGATGCAGGAGCAAAAAAGGTTATTATTACTGCACCAGCTAAAAATGAAGATATCACAATTGTAATGGGTGTAAATGATGAAAAGTATGACCACAACATTCATCATGTTATTTCAAATGCATCTTGTACAACAAATTGCTTAGCACCTGTTGTTAAAGTGCTAAATGATCAGTTTGGAATTGAAAACGGATTAATGACTACCGTTCATGCTTATACAAATGATCAACGAAATGTTGATAATCCTCATAAAGATTTACGTCGTGCCCGTGGATGCGCGCAATCGATCATTCCGACGTCAACAGGTGCAGCTAAAGCACTATCTTTGGTATTGCCAGAAATGGCTGGAAAATTACATGGTATGGCATTACGTGTACCAACACCTAATGTATCATTAGTTGACCTTGTTGTAGATCTTAATAAAGAAGTTACTGTAGATGAAGTTAATGCTGCATTCCGTAAAGCGTCCGAAGGTGAAATGAAGGGGATCTTAGGCATCACAGCCGAACCATTAGTTTCAATTGATTTTACAACAGATGCACGATCTGCGATCATTGATGAGCTTTCAACAATGGTGATTGGCCAAAAGAAAGTTAAAGTGCTTGCATGGTATGACAACGAATGGGGTTACTCGAATCGTGTTGTAGACCTTGCCAAACTTGTAGCTGCTGGAATTGAAAAAGAAGCAGAGGTTGTTGTTTCTTAG
- the speD gene encoding adenosylmethionine decarboxylase → METMGRHVIAELWGCNVEKLNDIKLIEETFVNAALKAGAEIREVAFHKFAPQGVSGVVIISESHLTIHSFPEHGYASIDVYTCGDRIDPNVAADYIADALEASTRENIEVPRGMGPVQFKQEKVKVL, encoded by the coding sequence ATGGAAACAATGGGTCGTCATGTTATTGCAGAGCTTTGGGGCTGTAATGTTGAAAAGTTGAATGATATCAAGTTAATTGAAGAAACTTTTGTGAATGCTGCATTGAAGGCCGGTGCTGAAATTCGTGAGGTAGCGTTTCATAAGTTTGCTCCTCAAGGTGTTAGTGGAGTTGTAATTATTTCGGAGTCACATTTAACGATTCACAGTTTTCCTGAACACGGCTATGCAAGTATCGATGTTTATACATGTGGTGATCGTATTGATCCAAACGTGGCAGCAGATTATATTGCTGATGCGCTTGAAGCATCAACTCGTGAGAACATAGAAGTTCCTCGTGGAATGGGTCCAGTACAATTTAAGCAAGAAAAAGTGAAAGTATTATAA